The following are encoded in a window of Bacillota bacterium genomic DNA:
- a CDS encoding 50S ribosomal protein L7Ae-like protein — MSHEELRMAKRKAVGTKQTIKALERGEARVIYLARDAEERVIKNVIELCKANGVKVVHVDTMAQLGKACGIEVGAASAAILVD, encoded by the coding sequence ATGTCCCACGAAGAGTTGAGGATGGCGAAGCGTAAGGCTGTCGGCACGAAGCAAACCATCAAGGCTCTCGAAAGGGGAGAAGCAAGAGTCATCTATCTGGCCAGGGATGCTGAGGAACGGGTCATAAAGAACGTAATAGAGTTGTGCAAGGCGAATGGTGTCAAGGTCGTCCACGTAGATACCATGGCGCAACTCGGGAAAGCATGCGGTATTGAAGTAGGCGCGGCCTCAGCCGCAATCCTGGTGGATTGA
- the rpsL gene encoding 30S ribosomal protein S12 — protein MPTISQLVRKGREKVAEKSSAPALRWHYNSFTRRSEYTAKGSPQKRGVCTVVRTTTPKKPNSALRKIARVRLTNGLEVTAYVPGIGHNLQEHSVVLIRGGRVKDLPGVRYHIIRGTLDAAGVANRKKGRSKYGAKRPKA, from the coding sequence ATGCCAACCATCAGTCAACTGGTACGCAAAGGCCGGGAGAAGGTTGCGGAAAAGTCCTCGGCGCCGGCGCTTAGGTGGCATTACAACTCTTTCACTCGGCGGTCGGAGTACACAGCGAAAGGGTCCCCCCAGAAAAGGGGAGTGTGTACCGTAGTGAGGACGACGACGCCCAAGAAGCCCAACTCCGCGCTTCGCAAGATCGCGCGTGTGCGGCTCACGAACGGGCTCGAGGTGACGGCGTATGTTCCGGGGATAGGTCATAACCTGCAGGAGCACTCCGTGGTGCTCATAAGAGGCGGCAGGGTCAAGGACCTCCCTGGTGTTCGGTATCACATTATCCGCGGCACGCTCGACGCCGCGGGCGTCGCAAATCGCAAGAAGGGGCGCTCGAAGTACGGGGCGAAGCGTCCAAAGGCGTAG
- the rpsG gene encoding 30S ribosomal protein S7, protein MPRRGGVVKRETVPDPVFQNVLAAQMINKLLLRGKKGVAESIFYGAMDIVREKSGKDPMEVFERAVKNVMPVLEVRPRRVGGSTYQVPMEVRPERRTALALRWLVQNARARSERSMAEKLAGEILDASAGQGASVKKKEDTHRMAEANKAFAHYRW, encoded by the coding sequence ATGCCCAGGAGGGGCGGGGTGGTGAAACGTGAGACCGTGCCAGATCCGGTGTTCCAAAACGTCCTCGCGGCGCAGATGATCAACAAGCTGCTTCTCAGGGGTAAGAAAGGCGTTGCGGAGTCCATCTTTTATGGCGCCATGGACATTGTTCGGGAGAAGAGCGGCAAGGATCCGATGGAGGTTTTCGAGCGGGCGGTCAAGAACGTCATGCCTGTGCTCGAGGTGAGACCGCGGAGGGTCGGCGGGTCAACCTATCAGGTGCCGATGGAGGTGCGCCCTGAAAGGCGCACGGCGCTCGCGCTGCGCTGGCTCGTGCAGAACGCTAGAGCACGCTCGGAGAGGAGCATGGCCGAGAAGCTGGCGGGTGAGATTCTCGACGCGTCGGCTGGCCAGGGGGCTTCCGTGAAGAAGAAGGAAGACACCCACAGAATGGCCGAGGCCAACAAAGCGTTCGCTCATTACAGATGGTAG
- the fusA gene encoding elongation factor G yields MDERFPLEKTRNIGIMAHIDAGKTTTTERILFYTGRVHKIGEVDEGAATMDWMVQEQERGITITAAATTCFWKGHRINIIDTPGHVDFTMEVERSLRVLDGAIAVLCAVGGVEPQTETVWRQADRYHVPRIVFVNKMDRVGADFDRAVDMIRARLGARGVPIQMPIGCEEGFKGVIDLIEGKAVVYLDDLGMQTEVTDIPPEMREEAARRREELIEALADLDDAIMAKYIEGEEISASELKRALREATLAAKIVPVLCGAAFRNKGVQPLLDAVVEYLPAPSDLPPVKGINPKTGEEEERAPEDGEPLAALAFKIAADPYVGKLTYFRVYSGVVRAGSYVYNATKGKKERLARILLMHANHREDVDVARAGDIVAAVGLREVTTGDTLSDEERPIVLEAIEFPEPVISVAVEPKTKADEDKLGAALAKLAEEDPTFHVRQDPETGQTVISGMGELHLEIIIDRLVREFKVEANVGKPQVSYRETIRSTVESEGRFIRQTGGRGQYGHVKLVLSPLPAGSGFEFEDKVTGGAIPKEFIPAVEAGAREAMESGVLAGYPLVDIKVTLFDGSYHEVDSSEMAFKIAASMAVKDGARRANPVLLEPLMRMEVVIPEEFTGDVIADISARRGRVQGMERRGPSQIIRAHVPLAETFGYATDLRSLTQGRGTYVMHFMRYEEVPAQIAEAVSARGRYS; encoded by the coding sequence GTGGACGAAAGGTTCCCACTTGAAAAGACGAGGAACATCGGCATAATGGCACACATCGACGCCGGGAAAACCACGACCACCGAGCGCATCCTCTTCTACACCGGGCGCGTGCACAAGATTGGGGAAGTGGACGAGGGCGCGGCAACGATGGACTGGATGGTCCAGGAACAGGAGCGCGGCATCACGATAACCGCTGCGGCCACAACGTGCTTCTGGAAGGGCCATCGGATAAACATCATAGACACGCCCGGGCACGTGGACTTCACCATGGAGGTTGAGCGGTCGCTTCGCGTGCTAGATGGCGCGATCGCAGTGCTGTGTGCCGTGGGCGGTGTGGAGCCTCAGACGGAGACCGTATGGCGGCAGGCCGACCGGTACCACGTTCCGAGGATCGTCTTCGTGAACAAGATGGACCGTGTTGGGGCGGATTTCGACCGCGCGGTGGACATGATCCGCGCTAGGCTCGGTGCGCGGGGTGTTCCGATCCAAATGCCCATAGGGTGTGAGGAAGGCTTCAAGGGCGTAATCGACCTCATCGAGGGAAAGGCCGTGGTTTACCTCGACGACCTCGGCATGCAGACGGAGGTTACCGACATACCTCCGGAGATGCGCGAAGAGGCTGCAAGGCGACGCGAGGAACTCATCGAAGCCCTGGCTGATCTAGATGATGCCATAATGGCAAAGTACATCGAGGGTGAGGAGATATCCGCGTCAGAGCTGAAGCGGGCGCTTCGCGAGGCGACCCTCGCGGCGAAGATCGTCCCGGTGCTTTGCGGCGCGGCGTTTCGCAACAAAGGCGTCCAGCCCCTTCTCGACGCGGTGGTGGAGTATCTTCCGGCGCCGAGTGACCTTCCGCCGGTGAAGGGGATCAACCCCAAGACCGGTGAGGAGGAGGAAAGGGCGCCAGAAGACGGCGAGCCGCTTGCCGCTTTGGCGTTCAAGATAGCGGCCGACCCGTACGTGGGCAAGCTCACGTATTTCCGGGTGTACTCTGGAGTCGTGCGGGCTGGGTCATATGTCTACAACGCGACGAAGGGCAAGAAAGAGAGGCTCGCGCGGATACTGCTGATGCACGCGAACCACCGCGAGGATGTGGACGTGGCGCGCGCGGGCGACATCGTCGCGGCTGTGGGCCTCAGGGAGGTCACAACCGGCGACACGCTCAGTGACGAAGAAAGGCCGATCGTCCTGGAGGCCATAGAGTTTCCGGAGCCCGTTATTTCGGTGGCGGTGGAACCGAAGACCAAGGCCGACGAGGACAAACTCGGCGCTGCGCTCGCCAAGTTGGCTGAGGAGGATCCGACCTTTCACGTCCGGCAGGATCCCGAGACAGGGCAGACCGTGATCTCGGGCATGGGCGAGCTACACCTGGAGATCATCATCGACAGGCTCGTCCGCGAGTTCAAGGTCGAGGCGAACGTCGGCAAGCCGCAGGTGTCGTACAGGGAAACCATACGGTCAACCGTGGAGAGCGAGGGCCGGTTCATCAGGCAGACGGGTGGCAGAGGACAGTACGGCCACGTGAAGCTGGTGCTTTCGCCGCTGCCTGCGGGAAGCGGGTTCGAGTTCGAGGACAAGGTTACCGGGGGAGCTATACCCAAGGAGTTCATCCCGGCGGTGGAAGCTGGCGCCCGCGAGGCCATGGAGTCCGGGGTGCTTGCGGGCTATCCTCTGGTAGACATCAAGGTCACGCTCTTCGACGGATCGTACCACGAGGTGGATTCGTCCGAGATGGCCTTCAAGATAGCGGCATCCATGGCCGTCAAGGATGGTGCGAGGCGGGCCAACCCGGTGTTGTTGGAGCCTCTGATGCGCATGGAAGTAGTCATCCCGGAGGAGTTCACCGGGGATGTCATTGCGGACATCAGCGCCAGGCGTGGCAGGGTGCAGGGCATGGAGAGGCGAGGCCCGTCCCAGATTATCAGGGCTCACGTGCCTCTTGCGGAGACATTCGGGTACGCCACTGACCTGCGGTCGCTTACGCAGGGGAGAGGAACCTACGTCATGCATTTCATGCGTTATGAGGAGGTTCCCGCGCAGATCGCTGAGGCCGTGTCTGCGCGCGGGAGGTACTCGTGA